GAATATCTCTCTTAAAAAGTTTACTGCAGAACTCGTTCATCGTCGCAAAGAGATCTGCGAAGGAGACGCCCTTATCGACATAGAGGCCGTCGATCTGATGAAAGAAGACGTGGGAGCGGGCGCTGATGTTCTCATTGCGGTAGACGGCACCAGGGCAGATGATGCGTAGCGGAGGCTTATGGCTCTCCATTACACGCAGCTGCACGTTGGTGGTCTGGGTGCGCAAGAGAAGGTCAGGGGTGATATAAAAAGTATCCTGCATGTCGCGGGCAGGATGGTCTTTAGGAAAGTTTAGCCCTTCAAAGTTGTAGTAGTCCGAATCGATCTCAGGGCCGAGCTGAACTGAGAAGCCCATCTCTGAAAAGATGTCTATTAGCTCATCCATCATCTGAGTCAAGGGATGTTTTCTGCCTAAGAACTGGCGTCTGCCAGGCTCTGTGACATCCAACTTCTCCCGCTCAAACTGCTCTTTTAAATGGATCTCTTTGAGGCCAGCTGCTGCTTGTTCGCAGAGCTGTTCGATCTCTTCTTTAATCTCATTGACGAGTTTACCGAAGAGAGGACGCTCCTCTTTAGAAGCATTGCGCAGTTCTAAAAGGAGCTCTTGGACAGGGCCTTTTTTACCGAGATACTTAACCTTGAGCTGTTCGACATCTCTGCCTTCTTTAACAGCTTTCAGGTCGCCTTGAAAGGCATGACGAAGCGATGCAAGCTTAGCAGACAGGGTCTCCGAACCAGCTTCATCGCCTCTATTCATTTTCTCTTCTCTTTATGCAAGAGCTTCTTTTGCTTTGGTTGCAACAGCCGCGAATCCTGCAGGGTCGTTAATTGCCATATCAGAAAGCACTTTACGATCCAAGAGGCATCCTGCTTTCTTGAGGCCGTTTATGAGCCTGCTGTATGAGAGTCCATTCATTTTAGCAGCTACACCGATGCGAGTGATCCAAAGCGAGCGAAAGTCTCTCTTCTTCTGTTTACGGTGAAGATAGTTAAACGCCATTGCTGAAAGAACAGCATCTGCAGATAAGCGGATGTGGTTCTTTCTATCGCCGACGAAACCTTTAGCTTGCTTGAGAAGTCTTTTTCTCGAACGATGCGCAGCTACGGCATTTGTTACTCTAGCCATAGTATTCCTTTATTGGTATTGATTAAGCGTTTTTTATACACAGATTAAACGTCTGTACATCTTTGTTTGTCCTGCATCCACAACAGCATCTTTACGCAGATGTCTCTTGCGTTTTGCAGATTTCTTCGTCAACTTGTGACGACGTCCAGGACGCTGACGTAACAACTTGCCAGTCCCAGTAACTTTGAATCTCGATTTAACCGACTTGCGGGTTTTCATTTTTGGCACGGTGACTCTCTCCTTCCATCTCTTTATGCGTTTTTTTCTTAGCTCCAGGCGCTAGGATCACAGCAAGGCTTCTGCCCATCATCTTGGGTGGAGACTCTGGTGCAGCGATGTCCGATAAATCTTCGCACATGCGCTGTATCGCTCTTTCGCCGAACTCTGTGTGCATCATCTCTCTTCCGCGGAATACGCAGACGATGCGAACTTTGTTACCTTTTACAATAAACTCTCGAGCATGCTTCAGCTTAACTTGGATATCGTGATCGTCGGTGTTAGGCTTAAGCTTAATCTCTTTAACCTTCACTTGGTGCTGAGATTTTTTGCTCTCTTTCTCTTTTTTAGTCTGCTGATAACGGAACTTTCCGAAATCGATGATTTTGCATACTGGTGGGTCGGACGAAGCTGAAATTTCCACCAGATCAAGACCTACCTCCTCTGCACGCATTAGCGCCTCTAGAAGAGGGAGAACGCCTAACTGGCCGCCATCTTTATCGATCACTCGCACGCGAGGTGCACGAATTTCTCTATTGATTCTCAAGCGCTGCTAGTCCTACTCGTTTGGTATAATCTCTGAATAAAGGTTTCTATACTCATCTCTTCTGTGTTCTCGGGAGAGAAAGAGCGCACGGTAATCAGTTGAGCTCTTCTTTCTCGTTCACCTAACACTACGACCCACGGGATCTTTCTGCTAAACGCTCCGTGCAGTCTCTTTGCCAGCTTCTCGTCTTTCGTGTCTAGAGTTGCCTCGAGACCTGCTTCACGTAAAAGCTGAAAAATCTCCATGGCATACTCGTCTTCCTTTACTCCTATCACTCTCACCTGTTCGGGTGCGAGCCAGAGAGGGAGCTCTCCGGCGCAGTTTTCCAGCACCAGGGCTATCAGCCTCTCCAGAGAGTTAAAGAAAGAAAAGACCAGTGTGGCTTCCGTCAAGAGCCCTCTGCAGTCGATACCTACAAATGGCCCCACCCACTCCTGTCCCATTCCATCTTGGATCCTCACTTCTACAGTAGGACCCGTCTCATTTTTTAAGCTCTCTTCTACATCGAAGGGGATGCTCAAAGCTCTCATAGCCTCTTCAAGAAGCCGCCTTGCATCTCCTTCTCCGGACTGCTCATCGCAAGAGAAGCGAAGTAGAAATCTGGACTTAAAATGGAGAATTTTAAGCATCTTACAGATGATTTGCAAGGAAGAAATACATATATTTAAAAGCTGATCTTTACCGCAGAAGATGTGGGCGCGATCGACAAACTGTGACTCAGGGGAGAGCAGCCCCCTCTCCCACTCCTCAATATCGCACTCATCTTCCACCCAAAACTCAACGAACCGATTATGACTCTTCTGTCTGTGAAGAAAATATTTGCTGTGGTTTTTGGTAACGTCAGTCCCTAGACTTCTAGTGGAAATACACTCAAAATTTTGTAGAGCTAGCTCCTCTTTCCAGAGATCGATGAGCCTCTTCTTCACCTTCTCGCCGCGCGCATGCCAGACTAAATTTCCATTTATCGAAGAGAAGAGATCGATCTCTTCACCAACAATTAGATGGTCTCTTTGCGGAAATTCGTCGCGTCTTTTTAAAAACTCTTTTAACTCACTGCGCTCAAAAAATGCGGTTCCGCTAATCCGCGTCACCTCTTCTCCTCGGTAGCGCTGCTTCTTTGAAGAGGAGAGCAGGCGGAAGATCTTCACATCCCAGCACTGCTCTGCAGTGAATGGGTGCGCGCACAGGTCGGTAAACTCCCCCATCTGAAAAAGGGTGAGAAGCTGAGCTGGACTCTCTCCTGCACTTTCGGCCAGAACCTGTTGCCTGTTGTGGTTGAAGTAGGCGGCCGCTGAGAGCGGGACCATCTCTAAAAATTTGACGGGGCGTCTTTCTCTAACGATCTGCCCCATCCGCTCTTCAAGCAAATTAAGGAGCTCGGAAGTGAATGGAACGCGAAAGACGAAGTCGTAGCAGAAACCGTGCGGGGTGAGATGAGAAGATACGAGAAGAGTATTGGGAAAGAGCTCCATTACGGCGGCGGCCAGCACCTTTGAGGCAGCCTGCCGGAGCTCTTCAAGCGAACAGTTTAATGTCTCCATTTCTTCTATAAGTGTTGGGATATAGCTGACTCGAACAGCTGACCTCCACGATGTCAACGTGGCGCTCTAACCAACTGAGCTAATACCCCATAATAAAAAAATTTACGATTAGAGATCTTACATCAAAGAAGGATTGGTTG
Above is a genomic segment from Chlamydiales bacterium containing:
- a CDS encoding translation initiation factor IF-3; translation: MRINREIRAPRVRVIDKDGGQLGVLPLLEALMRAEEVGLDLVEISASSDPPVCKIIDFGKFRYQQTKKEKESKKSQHQVKVKEIKLKPNTDDHDIQVKLKHAREFIVKGNKVRIVCVFRGREMMHTEFGERAIQRMCEDLSDIAAPESPPKMMGRSLAVILAPGAKKKTHKEMEGESHRAKNENPQVG
- the pheS gene encoding phenylalanine--tRNA ligase subunit alpha codes for the protein MNRGDEAGSETLSAKLASLRHAFQGDLKAVKEGRDVEQLKVKYLGKKGPVQELLLELRNASKEERPLFGKLVNEIKEEIEQLCEQAAAGLKEIHLKEQFEREKLDVTEPGRRQFLGRKHPLTQMMDELIDIFSEMGFSVQLGPEIDSDYYNFEGLNFPKDHPARDMQDTFYITPDLLLRTQTTNVQLRVMESHKPPLRIICPGAVYRNENISARSHVFFHQIDGLYVDKGVSFADLFATMNEFCSKLFKRDIPTRFRPSFFPFVEPGMELDIQCTACEGKGCRLCKQTGWLEVLGAGMVHPEVLRNGGIDPEVYSGFAWGMGIERLAMLRYGVRDIRLFFENDMRFLNQF
- the rpmI gene encoding 50S ribosomal protein L35, which codes for MPKMKTRKSVKSRFKVTGTGKLLRQRPGRRHKLTKKSAKRKRHLRKDAVVDAGQTKMYRRLICV
- the rplT gene encoding 50S ribosomal protein L20; this translates as MARVTNAVAAHRSRKRLLKQAKGFVGDRKNHIRLSADAVLSAMAFNYLHRKQKKRDFRSLWITRIGVAAKMNGLSYSRLINGLKKAGCLLDRKVLSDMAINDPAGFAAVATKAKEALA